In Brassica napus cultivar Da-Ae chromosome A3, Da-Ae, whole genome shotgun sequence, the sequence ACACAATCAAATTAGAATAATAAATTTCTGTACTTCCATtgaatattacaacaacacacCAACAATTGGTTTTTACTTTCCATGATATACAATTGATATAAATGCTAATTACTACCTAATTCATTGCATTTTTAGttggttatttaaaaaataaaaaagtgcaatctatatttatatttattggttAATAAAAATGAGAATTAAGTTTAAATATAGTTATCTACTTTTTACAaatatatgatttcaaatttataactattactaaaacaaaaacaaaattttttagaCCCTTTAAAATTTTGGACTTGTTCAACCGCTCGTTCTGCTTGCACATAATGAAAGACTGccatatatacacacataccattaggggtgggcgttcgggtacccgttcgggttcggatcgggtatttcggattttcgggtatttcggtatagaggtgtagaacccgttcgggtattttgtacttcgggtcgggttcgggtatttttagttcggattcggttatttcggatcgggttcggatatttagattttgaaaaaaaattaaaattttcatttctcaagtttcttgtatttaaaaatataactttcagttaactaatttttatttctaatagattgaatggttaatagatttggacataacattttaaaactaaaaagacactaatttagttatttttaaaaaattttggatgtatctttttgttaatttttgaaataaaacatttgacatgcattttaagtgaatagcaaatcatttttttccgtaattgtatgtatatcatatgaacttaaagtatgtgtagtatcaatataaatattttatataaaatgagagatataaactagaaatataaggttaattatacatatgttcggttatcttcggatatccattcgggttcgggtattacccgttcgggttcgggtatccaatctctccttattcaatacccgttcgggtattttgctacttcggttcggatttcggttcgggtttttcggatcgggttcgggtgccacttcggatatcgggtaaagtgcccacccctacatACCATTTAACTTAAATGgtttcttttcaaaaatataggGAATATTTTACGGAGATAAACGGAGTAAAGAAAAAACTCAAGGCAATCATTTAGTTCTAGTTACTGGGTACAACAGTATAGATGGTCAGCACTACTGGATCATACAGAACACGTGGGGTGTTAAGTGGGGGGACAAAGGATTTGCAAAAATAGCTCGGAAAATTAGCCGTGGTAAAGGCCAGCAGTCTCTATTCTCAGAGATTGTATACCCCGTggtatgttacaaaaaaaaatttatatagtttcatttaaataaaacataattctAAAAGTATATGGTTTATGTAACAGATTTCAGGAGTTGGGGGCCTAGCATGAGTCCAGTGTTATCAGGTGTGGAAGGCACAACAAGTCAACAACCTTTAGTTTAGTAGATTATCAACTATCAAGTAGTATATTTAAAAACgttatcttttttcttttttgaaattttactaGCATGTTATCATTTGCAACTTTTGGAggattttaacatattattatcaAATGGATTGGTAACTTAAATAAACCGTGTATGGATTTTTAACTAAAATGAGCCCCTAATGGATTTTAACGGGTTACAGAATAGTAATGGGCAAATGGTAGCCTATCAAGTTTATGAGTCAAAAAAGCTTGTTTGTTTGGATTATCCATTGCGATCATTTGGTTGCGATCCTAAGAAAGAAATCCTTGGGGAGGGTTTAGATGCATATTTGGAACAAGAGACCAAAAAACATATGgataaagttttaatattttagtagtTGTCCCACAAAAGTCACACATGATACAGTTATGAGGGCTTAAAAGATAAAAGGGACATAATTCCCAAAAGTTAAAGAGGACTATCTAAGATCCTTTGGGGCAAGTACTGCCATAAGTCCTCTTTCCTCAAGGTCAAAGCTGGTTCATCCATTTCCCATGGCTGGAGAGGGGTTCTCATTGGCAAAGACCTGCTACTTATGCATCTAGGCAAAGCAATAGGAAACGGTGAGTCAACAAGTCTATAGTCTGACTCATGGATTCAACCGGGAGCTAATGGACCAATTCAACTAAAGAACCAAGATCTTCTAGTGGCAGACATCCTAAGCAGAGAAACTAAGGAAACGAACATGTCCCTCAACTGCTAATAGTTGGCTGAGATCCCTATCATCGCAAGATGAATATCCTTGAGTTTTGAATGCAAATATGAAagcatattttaatattttattagttgaCTTAGTGTCTTACTACAAAAGTCATACATAAAGTTATGATaacataaaagataaaatagatataattCCCATCAAATAGGACAATATCTCCGACAATGGTTTGATGCATTATCTAAGACACATTCATAGTGACACCCAAACGCTTGTTCGATCTTGTGTTATACCTTGGTTTCTTCACAACCCTCTTAGAATCTTCATCGCATTCTCCTGCCAAAAAGAAATTTAACACTAAAACATACTTCCCTTGCAAAAAGATAAAACACAAGCTTCATCTCCAAAACAATGTCTATAACAGACTTGAGAAGTGATTCATACCTTTCTGACCGGGTTTAAGCCTGCAGAAGCTGTGCTCAATCTCTCTACAGAAAACATTGCAGACCTTAGCTTGAAAGACTCTGGTCTGGTCGCAAGAATCCTTGGCTACAAAGGTGATGAAGTAAGTGTATCCTCTATTCCTGTAAAGATTTGCTTTATCGACCTCAACAAATTTAAAACTGGtcccctgttttttttttaccaaagtCAAACATAATATAACAAGAAATAGACAACTAAACTGAACTAGTGTTTGGTTGGAAACAGGACACACCTCCCTAGTGTTGTAACCGGCAATGGATTCCTGAGCCAATCTTCCGAAAAACCGCCTATCGGTCTCTCTTATCAAGGTTGAATGGCGTTCATCGAGAAACGAAGGGTAGAAATCGAAAAGGCATCGAAACTTGGAAAAATCCACGTCAAATCCCTTTATTgaacaaaagtaaaaacaacTTAGAAACCACCATGCAGACGAATCAGAGAAAGTAATAGATTgggatcgagagagagagagagagacagagagaccTGTGACTTCCTGATCTGTTTGTTGATGAGATCTCGCTCCTCCTGATCTGTGTACTTTGGACTCGTATTGTCCTCTTTCCCTCTGATCCTCTCTAACAGAAGCTTCTCCTTCTCGGTCAGTTCTCCAAGCAGAGCATTAAAGCTCGCAATCACACATTCTGGATCGAACGGATCGCTGTTGATTTCGTAATCTACTCTACTGGATGAAGCCATGACGAACCCTACTTCCGCCGTAACTAATTGCTCCCGTTCTCCCtcaaaaactattatagatactagattttttaaccgcgctacgcgcggataagatattatatgtatttctcaattctaaaaaataatgtataatattgtattatattatttaaagaatataaaataagaccacataacataaatatattttttatattttctttgtgaaaatcattatgttgtttgattgttgtacttaattcacatatttgcatagatatttgtgatagatgaataactatatttttattatcagtaaataatatatatttattatataatataagaaaaatagaattatttactttttaacaaacttgtttcatgttggggactcggttatagacatatcatattcgaatgaaacatttttacacttatcaatcttcttaacaatcaagaaacaaatctgaatatcaaaataatatctcatacgatctctttgtggaataactgttctgaagaaattgaatttatgcatcaaaaagaactggaaatggatgtacatatgtgttatctaagtcagctttacaaaaaaactatttatagttcatatatcatttatgtccatcctatttttttgtccatcatttcttaaacatcatgaaataagtaatgctaattaataataaactttttactcacaaaataaaaatcaaatttgtctaattatcgcttaatttgtctaactgatatatgtatttctcaattctaaaaaaataatgtataatactattgtattacattatttaaagaatataaaatatgactacataacataaatatattttttaaattttctttgtggaaatcattatgttgtttgattgttgtacttgattcacatatttgcatagatatttgtgatagatgaataactatatttttattatcagtaaataatatatattgattatataatataagaaaaataaaattatttactttttaaacaaacttgtctcatgttggggactcagttatagacatatcatattcgaaagagacatttttacagttatcaatcttcttaacattgaaaaaacaaatctacatatcaaaacaatatctcatacgatctatttgtggaataactactctgaagaaattgaatttaagcatcaaaaaggactggaaatggatgtgcagatatgttatctaagtctgcttcacaaattactattcatagttcatatatcattaatgtccatcctatttttttgtccaccatttcttaaacatcttgaaataactgatgctaattaataataaactttttgctggaaaaaatcaaatttgtctaatttcgcttaaatattttattaatatggtctaagaagcttttaagtgatatcatagtttaatttattaattttttttgttaatttttagaggtttttgtatttaagatttatttccatattaagcttctattgctttcacagaattgatatatatatatcataaaaattaccatcaaatcagttttacttatttattattttgttttaacgaaaatacactttttaaataatttaatttaaaataaaattatatattaatttgctgtattttaacaatttcattgatttaattaatttgctttggtggataacttaaaaagttttcatatgaatcggggaaagcaagcttatgttgttatattatatttattttgtgtatatataatctatatacaatgctagtgtaataaagaaagaacattatttttttgtaacttcaaaaagatacattattacaatttgaaatgaatcaaaattgaataaaatggtaattaaatatttgtaaatctaattgtttagttggattctcatgaaaaaaaatcgattggttaaaaaaatgtttcaaaatttgttgtggtattgttttgtctataaattataaaatttattaaattaatatatttaattattgcatccttaaataatattttattaagacattagaaaaatatgttttgagttgttttgtcaaattgtgtaaaaatctatgctttttcatatttgtaacttcaaaaagatacattatgacaatttgaaattaatcaaaattgaataaaatggtaat encodes:
- the LOC111204351 gene encoding uncharacterized protein LOC111204351, which codes for MASSSRVDYEINSDPFDPECVIASFNALLGELTEKEKLLLERIRGKEDNTSPKYTDQEERDLINKQIRKSQGFDVDFSKFRCLFDFYPSFLDERHSTLIRETDRRFFGRLAQESIAGYNTREGTSFKFVEVDKANLYRNRGYTYFITFVAKDSCDQTRVFQAKVCNVFCREIEHSFCRLKPGQKGECDEDSKRVVKKPRYNTRSNKRLGVTMNVS